Proteins encoded within one genomic window of Bacteroidales bacterium:
- a CDS encoding DUF1295 domain-containing protein, whose protein sequence is MDRESFYTVLWGWTFLGLAVFILLLFVKAPYGRHSRKDWGPVIHNRLAWFLMEFPSLLVFVLCFLSGPGKLQPLTWIFFALYVSHYVNRSLIWPWRTRTSGKLMPLVVALMAVCFNLVNGFLNGYYFSAFAREYSPEWLTDARFIGGAILYGGGAFLNWWSDQILLRLRKGGKQGYFIPAGGLFRWVSCPNFLGEILQWTGFAVMTRSPAALVFALWTFFNLVPRALAHHKWYRAAFSDYPSERKAILPFIL, encoded by the coding sequence ATGGATCGCGAAAGCTTTTACACTGTCTTATGGGGCTGGACCTTTCTTGGGCTGGCCGTTTTTATCCTTCTTCTCTTTGTAAAGGCCCCATACGGTCGGCACAGCCGAAAAGACTGGGGGCCAGTTATACACAACCGTCTGGCCTGGTTCCTGATGGAGTTTCCTTCTTTGCTTGTTTTTGTTCTGTGTTTCCTGTCCGGCCCCGGAAAGCTGCAGCCACTCACCTGGATATTTTTTGCGCTCTACGTATCTCATTATGTCAACCGTTCCCTGATCTGGCCCTGGCGGACAAGAACCTCCGGAAAGCTCATGCCCCTGGTGGTGGCCCTGATGGCAGTTTGTTTCAACCTGGTGAACGGCTTTTTGAACGGCTACTACTTCTCCGCTTTTGCCAGGGAGTACAGCCCGGAGTGGCTCACCGATGCACGCTTTATTGGCGGGGCGATTCTGTATGGGGGAGGGGCCTTCCTGAACTGGTGGTCCGATCAGATCCTGCTGCGGCTTCGCAAGGGAGGGAAGCAAGGATACTTCATACCCGCGGGAGGATTGTTCCGCTGGGTTTCCTGTCCCAATTTCCTGGGAGAGATTCTGCAGTGGACCGGTTTTGCAGTGATGACCAGGAGCCCTGCGGCCCTGGTATTTGCTCTCTGGACCTTCTTTAACCTGGTTCCCAGGGCCCTGGCCCATCATAAATGGTACCGGGCTGCCTTTTCTGATTATCCCTCGGAAAGAAAGGCCATCCTGCCTTTCATTCTTTAG